From Stenotrophomonas nitritireducens, the proteins below share one genomic window:
- a CDS encoding TonB-dependent receptor: protein MRYRKSVLSAAIVTCISFSAHAQEAGKQATDLDTVVVTGIRASLKQALDSKRDSDAIVDVVTAEDVGKFPATNVAEAITIIPGVTIDKAFGQGEKVSILGTDPALNRTLLNGQTIASADWFISDQPGRTFNYSLLAPQLVSKVEVYKSPEAWLEEGSIGGTVNVSTRKPLDLSGTTISGAVGYLYNDRVEAGDPQVSAMFGWKNQADNFGVIVSAQRSIENIRRDGIESYGTVSGKDYINGKGGSPNSITTTTTDWSTDPATTMPPSCVGSCAETLLANPNAVAPNAISAHYFEQERKRDTLSVALQFKPTDELDIEFNALNVKAKYDNMTHSMFAFNGNPWNSLASMTDVTVDGGVMTKASFRNALTVYDLLNRQATVDTDSYDLKMTWKDERWFASAHAGTSKASGGTGKQVFGEFLNKADYSYDLTGKTPTLNFHGYQTDPITDVANHMKPGHAGSPFTDPSAYRFDGGGPAGGWHTNPPNATNWGAGWGGNIVTKPTEDKEKYIQADFGITLDSPIYQLRFGVKRREHETSQSMAGVSLASIKGYGDLTADQFNPKEVPDSYLSGFGNVGDLSNRFMIDGWALADYINSGKWLAPWQTMPTPSTFSDPSYAANTWTVKENINAAYVQADFSYDRLRGNFGVRLVQTESESTGYACSSLKSPCPADGYVLNTIKKKYNNVLPNINVAYDLNDSVVLRGSAAKVISRPNYGDMSSYLWIGDQTLTGGGGNPNLDPYESTNLDFSAEWYFAENAILAGTAFYKKVDNYVLVTTQKETHYNQSQQTDTVYDISRPNNAGGAKIQGFSAAFQTSLDNGLGLLANYTYADAKADAGNRLPFNSKNQVNFSPFYESERWSARVTYSWRSKYYTQADRGNFLVTDDYDSLDANINLKLTDNLTLGLDGMNLLDSEYRSYAEVPGVANTEKVIRGLYRTGRRYMATLRFAF, encoded by the coding sequence ATGAGGTACCGCAAGTCCGTATTATCCGCCGCCATCGTCACTTGTATCAGCTTCTCGGCGCACGCACAGGAAGCCGGCAAGCAGGCCACCGACCTGGACACTGTGGTTGTCACCGGCATCCGCGCCAGCTTGAAGCAGGCGCTGGATTCCAAGCGTGATTCGGACGCCATCGTCGACGTGGTCACCGCCGAAGATGTGGGCAAGTTCCCGGCCACCAACGTTGCCGAAGCCATCACCATCATTCCCGGCGTGACCATCGACAAGGCCTTCGGCCAGGGCGAAAAGGTCTCCATCCTGGGCACCGATCCAGCCTTGAACCGCACCCTGCTCAATGGCCAGACCATTGCCTCGGCCGACTGGTTCATCTCGGACCAGCCTGGCCGCACCTTCAACTACTCGCTGCTGGCACCACAGCTGGTGAGCAAGGTCGAAGTCTACAAGTCCCCGGAAGCGTGGCTTGAGGAAGGCTCCATCGGCGGTACCGTCAACGTCTCCACGCGCAAGCCACTGGACCTGAGCGGCACCACCATCTCCGGTGCGGTTGGCTATCTGTACAACGACCGCGTCGAAGCCGGCGATCCGCAGGTATCGGCCATGTTCGGCTGGAAGAACCAGGCCGACAACTTCGGCGTGATCGTCTCGGCGCAGCGTTCGATCGAGAACATCCGTCGCGACGGCATCGAGTCCTACGGCACGGTCAGCGGCAAGGACTACATCAACGGCAAGGGCGGCTCGCCGAACTCGATCACCACCACCACCACCGACTGGTCGACCGACCCGGCTACCACCATGCCGCCGAGCTGCGTGGGCAGCTGCGCGGAAACCCTGCTGGCGAACCCGAACGCGGTGGCGCCGAACGCGATCAGCGCGCACTACTTCGAACAGGAGCGCAAACGCGACACTCTGTCCGTGGCCCTGCAGTTCAAACCCACCGACGAGCTGGACATCGAGTTCAACGCACTCAATGTGAAGGCCAAGTACGACAACATGACCCACTCCATGTTTGCCTTCAACGGCAATCCATGGAACTCGCTGGCCAGCATGACCGACGTCACCGTCGATGGCGGCGTGATGACCAAGGCATCGTTCCGCAACGCACTGACCGTGTATGACCTGCTCAACCGCCAGGCCACGGTGGACACCGATTCCTACGACCTGAAGATGACCTGGAAGGACGAGCGCTGGTTCGCCTCGGCCCACGCCGGCACCTCCAAGGCCAGCGGCGGCACCGGCAAGCAGGTATTCGGCGAGTTCCTCAACAAGGCCGACTACAGCTATGACCTGACCGGCAAGACCCCGACCCTGAACTTCCACGGTTACCAGACCGATCCGATCACCGACGTCGCCAACCACATGAAGCCGGGCCATGCCGGCAGCCCGTTCACCGATCCGTCCGCCTATCGCTTTGACGGCGGCGGCCCGGCCGGCGGCTGGCACACCAACCCGCCCAACGCCACCAACTGGGGCGCGGGCTGGGGCGGCAACATCGTCACCAAGCCGACCGAAGACAAGGAAAAGTACATCCAGGCCGACTTCGGCATCACCCTGGATTCGCCGATCTACCAGCTCCGCTTTGGCGTGAAGCGTCGCGAACATGAAACCTCGCAGTCGATGGCCGGTGTATCGCTGGCCTCGATCAAGGGCTATGGCGACCTGACCGCCGATCAGTTCAACCCGAAGGAAGTGCCGGACAGCTACCTCAGCGGCTTCGGCAACGTCGGCGACCTGAGCAACCGCTTCATGATCGACGGCTGGGCACTGGCCGACTACATCAACAGCGGCAAGTGGCTGGCACCGTGGCAGACCATGCCGACGCCGAGCACCTTCAGCGATCCGTCCTATGCCGCCAACACCTGGACGGTGAAGGAAAACATCAACGCCGCCTACGTGCAGGCTGATTTCAGCTATGACCGCCTGCGCGGCAACTTCGGCGTGCGCCTGGTGCAGACCGAGTCGGAAAGCACCGGCTATGCCTGCTCCTCGCTGAAGAGCCCGTGCCCGGCTGACGGCTACGTGCTCAACACCATCAAGAAGAAGTACAACAACGTCCTGCCCAACATCAACGTTGCCTACGACCTCAACGACAGCGTGGTGCTGCGTGGCTCGGCAGCGAAGGTGATCTCGCGCCCGAACTACGGCGACATGTCCAGCTACCTGTGGATCGGCGACCAGACCCTGACCGGCGGCGGCGGCAACCCGAACCTGGACCCGTACGAATCCACCAACCTGGACTTCTCGGCTGAGTGGTACTTCGCCGAGAACGCCATCCTGGCCGGTACCGCCTTCTACAAGAAGGTCGACAACTACGTACTGGTCACCACCCAGAAGGAAACCCACTACAACCAGTCGCAGCAGACTGACACGGTGTACGACATCTCGCGTCCGAACAACGCCGGTGGCGCGAAGATCCAGGGCTTCTCGGCTGCGTTCCAGACCAGCCTGGACAACGGCCTAGGCCTGCTTGCCAACTACACCTACGCCGATGCCAAGGCTGACGCCGGCAACCGCCTGCCGTTCAACTCCAAGAACCAGGTCAACTTCAGCCCGTTCTACGAGAGCGAGCGCTGGAGCGCACGTGTCACCTACTCGTGGCGTTCGAAGTACTACACGCAGGCTGATCGCGGCAACTTTCTGGTCACCGATGACTACGACTCGCTGGATGCCAACATCAACCTCAAGTTGACCGACAACCTGACCCTGGGCCTGGACGGCATGAACCTGCTCGACAGCGAGTACCGCTCCTACGCCGAAGTCCCGGGCGTGGCCAACACCGAGAAGGTCATCCGTGGCCTGTATCGCACCGGCCGTCGCTACATGGCCACGCTGCGCTTTGCCTTCTAA
- a CDS encoding TonB-dependent receptor → MKHRKSPLTAAIVSCLAISFAASAQEAQPDATDLDRVVVTGIRASLQQSLESKRNADSIVDVITAEDVGKFPATNVAEAMSLIPGVTIDRAYGQGERVSILGVDPALNRTLLNGQSIASGDWNMSDFPTRTFNYSLLAPELVGKVEVFKSPEARLEEGSIGGTVNISTRRPLDMPEQLSITGRVSYTRNELVGNTDPQASAAFGWKNAADNFGVIVSAQRSHESIRRQGIESYGSVTGQNYYSGLGGGGSIVNAPGGNPSCVGSCAQTLSSNLTAVGPNSISAHFFNQERKRDTYSASLQFKPLEQLNIELNALKIDANFDHTVQAMYVNPGNTYNSLFTLTDLTVKDGIITSGKHKNGLAVFDLQSRRASVESETYDLKADWNDERWFASTHIGSTKAEGGPRQVFGSFLARTDYTWSIENAPKHPGTVSFQGANPFTNPSMFRLDPGWGGNLVDKPTLDKETYGQVDFGLKLDSPVYMVRAGYKQRQHETSQTQLGVGLVGASPSASQFDPQKMPGNYMDGFSGYGDLGNRFIINGWELSNYILGGDWLPPGAAMPQLTTFSAAEFIRNTWTIEEDTQAAYVQADFSYERLRGNIGVRYVQTDVGSGAWNCRVNLTSCPTGQYEWRVKKSKYNNTLPNLNLVYDAADDVVLRFSAAKTMARPGYADASSYLWLADQTLKGGGGNPDLKPYRSTNLDFSAEWYFSKDAILAGSIFYRDVADYILMASRVETHFNQNQNRDDQFLVDRPQNAGDAKIKGVSLAWQQNFGRGFGMIANATYSDGEATDRRPLPFNSKHQFNLSPFFENENWNARITYNWRDKYFTQVSGGRQLWTMDYASLDASVAYKVNDHLTISLDGMNLLDEQYHSYSGVKQLTRGVYNSGRRYSASLRFAF, encoded by the coding sequence TTGAAACACCGCAAGTCACCGTTAACCGCCGCCATCGTCAGCTGTCTGGCGATCAGTTTTGCGGCCAGCGCACAGGAAGCCCAACCGGACGCAACCGACCTGGATCGCGTTGTCGTAACCGGCATCCGCGCCAGCCTGCAGCAGTCACTTGAGTCCAAGCGCAATGCCGACAGCATCGTCGACGTGATCACCGCCGAGGACGTAGGCAAGTTCCCGGCCACCAACGTCGCCGAGGCGATGAGCCTCATCCCCGGCGTCACCATCGACCGGGCCTACGGCCAGGGTGAGCGCGTCAGCATCCTCGGTGTTGATCCGGCCTTGAACCGCACGCTGCTCAACGGCCAGTCCATCGCCTCCGGCGACTGGAACATGTCCGACTTCCCGACCCGCACCTTCAACTACTCGCTGCTGGCCCCGGAACTGGTCGGCAAGGTGGAAGTGTTCAAGTCGCCGGAAGCGCGCCTGGAAGAAGGCTCCATCGGCGGCACGGTGAACATCTCCACGCGCCGGCCATTGGACATGCCCGAGCAGCTCAGCATCACCGGCCGGGTCAGCTATACCCGCAACGAACTGGTGGGCAATACCGATCCGCAGGCATCGGCCGCATTCGGCTGGAAAAACGCGGCCGACAACTTCGGCGTCATCGTTTCGGCACAGCGTTCGCATGAAAGCATCCGCCGCCAGGGCATCGAGTCCTATGGCAGCGTGACCGGCCAGAACTACTACTCCGGCCTGGGCGGCGGTGGCTCGATAGTGAACGCGCCCGGCGGCAATCCGAGCTGTGTCGGCAGCTGCGCGCAGACGCTGAGCAGCAATCTGACTGCGGTAGGCCCGAACTCGATCAGCGCGCACTTCTTCAACCAGGAGCGCAAGCGCGATACCTACTCCGCCTCGCTGCAGTTCAAGCCGCTGGAACAGCTGAACATCGAGTTGAACGCACTGAAGATCGATGCCAATTTCGATCACACGGTGCAGGCGATGTACGTCAATCCCGGCAATACCTACAACAGCCTGTTTACCCTGACCGATCTGACCGTCAAGGACGGCATCATCACCAGCGGAAAGCACAAGAACGGCTTGGCCGTGTTCGACTTGCAGAGTCGTCGTGCCTCGGTGGAATCAGAAACCTACGACCTCAAGGCCGACTGGAACGACGAGCGCTGGTTCGCCTCCACCCATATCGGCAGCACCAAGGCCGAGGGCGGCCCCAGGCAGGTCTTCGGCAGCTTCCTGGCCCGTACCGACTACACCTGGTCGATCGAAAACGCTCCCAAGCACCCGGGCACTGTGAGCTTCCAGGGCGCCAACCCGTTCACCAACCCGAGCATGTTCCGGCTGGATCCGGGCTGGGGCGGCAACCTGGTCGACAAGCCGACGCTGGACAAGGAAACCTATGGCCAGGTGGATTTTGGCCTCAAGCTGGACTCACCGGTCTACATGGTCCGCGCCGGCTACAAACAGCGCCAGCACGAAACCAGCCAGACGCAGCTGGGTGTAGGCCTGGTCGGTGCAAGCCCGTCTGCCTCGCAGTTCGACCCGCAGAAGATGCCGGGCAATTACATGGACGGCTTCAGCGGCTACGGTGACCTTGGCAACCGCTTCATCATCAATGGCTGGGAACTGTCCAATTACATCCTGGGCGGCGACTGGCTGCCGCCCGGTGCAGCAATGCCTCAGCTGACCACCTTCAGCGCAGCGGAGTTCATCCGCAACACCTGGACGATTGAAGAGGACACCCAGGCGGCCTACGTGCAGGCCGATTTCAGCTACGAGCGGCTGCGCGGCAATATCGGCGTGCGTTACGTGCAGACCGACGTCGGCTCCGGGGCCTGGAACTGCCGGGTCAACCTCACTTCCTGCCCCACCGGGCAGTACGAGTGGCGGGTGAAGAAGAGCAAGTACAACAACACCCTTCCCAACCTCAACCTGGTCTACGACGCCGCCGACGATGTGGTGCTGCGCTTCTCCGCCGCCAAGACCATGGCACGCCCCGGTTACGCCGATGCCTCCAGCTACCTGTGGCTGGCTGACCAGACGCTCAAGGGCGGTGGCGGCAACCCCGATCTGAAGCCCTATCGCTCCACCAATCTGGATTTCTCTGCGGAGTGGTACTTCTCCAAGGACGCCATCCTGGCCGGCTCGATCTTCTATCGCGATGTGGCTGACTACATCCTGATGGCCTCGCGCGTGGAAACCCACTTCAACCAGAACCAGAACCGTGATGACCAGTTCCTGGTGGACCGCCCGCAGAATGCCGGTGACGCCAAGATTAAGGGCGTCTCACTGGCGTGGCAGCAGAACTTCGGCAGGGGCTTCGGCATGATCGCCAACGCCACCTATTCCGATGGCGAAGCCACCGACCGCCGTCCATTGCCGTTCAACTCCAAGCACCAGTTCAACCTGAGCCCGTTCTTCGAGAACGAAAACTGGAACGCCCGCATCACCTACAACTGGCGTGACAAGTACTTCACCCAGGTCAGCGGTGGCCGCCAGCTGTGGACGATGGATTACGCATCGCTGGATGCGTCGGTGGCTTACAAGGTCAATGACCACCTGACGATCAGTCTGGATGGCATGAATCTGCTGGACGAGCAGTACCACTCCTATTCCGGCGTGAAACAGCTTACCCGCGGTGTTTACAACAGTGGTCGCCGCTACTCGGCCTCGCTGCGCTTTGCCTTCTAA
- a CDS encoding PQQ-binding-like beta-propeller repeat protein, translating to MEFAFFANLRQRRHQLAPAVHGMVLLMLLAVSKPSIATDDLSGYWLGEVGSPREKVSIGLNLQVDANGRYDMQLDLPIAHLRSLPLHGKADLDDSNTLVHRSLHMALRLQDKELTGTLLGSGERLRLRRGDRDSLPTTNPGNTSPQALSGPRWKTHLGGQIFASPVITDGTAYIGTTAGTLFAVDLADGSLRWGSALGYPIYATALVTDDAVFVNSDGGYLHRLERKTGREQWRSSIQDARSSREPPQPQSAAWEWQGPRPLLGDGQLYVGGSDGSVQALDMRTGASRWKRQLAGRIQHGLASDGTQLFAVTEAGVVQALNARTGTPLWQYRLASRPGAAPVVHRGRVFCNDRSGVLHAIDARTGNALWMTQFWTSWIESEPSFEGNTLYIGSSDLRKVSAIDIISGRVLWRTDVGGWSWGTPLALGDQLLVGMAAGHPYFIDHAAGIGVLDRRDGRLLATHALPTGRGFQWGMAGTLAHHANVLVAADIEGVLMGFALDAMIQSSSTNTNVNAQVSAIGATPTSIPPRIAATVTSTANATAAGRMPTVNNKDPR from the coding sequence ATGGAATTTGCTTTCTTTGCCAACCTCCGCCAACGCCGACACCAGCTCGCCCCCGCCGTGCACGGCATGGTGCTGCTGATGCTGCTTGCAGTGAGCAAGCCCAGCATCGCCACCGACGACCTCTCCGGCTACTGGCTCGGCGAGGTCGGCAGCCCGCGCGAGAAGGTCAGCATTGGCCTGAACCTGCAGGTCGACGCCAACGGCCGCTACGACATGCAACTGGATCTACCCATCGCCCACCTGCGCTCGCTGCCTCTGCACGGCAAGGCCGATCTCGACGACAGCAACACCCTGGTCCATCGCAGCCTGCACATGGCGCTGCGGCTGCAGGACAAGGAATTGACGGGCACGTTGTTGGGCAGCGGCGAACGCCTGCGCCTGCGGCGCGGCGACCGCGACTCTCTGCCCACGACAAACCCAGGCAACACTTCCCCCCAGGCCTTGTCCGGCCCGCGCTGGAAAACCCATCTTGGTGGCCAGATTTTTGCCTCGCCGGTGATTACAGACGGCACTGCCTATATCGGCACCACCGCAGGCACCCTGTTTGCCGTTGACCTGGCCGATGGCAGCCTGCGCTGGGGCAGCGCCTTGGGTTATCCGATCTATGCCACCGCGCTGGTCACCGACGATGCCGTGTTCGTCAACAGCGATGGTGGCTACCTGCATCGGCTTGAGCGCAAGACCGGCCGCGAGCAATGGCGCTCCTCGATCCAGGACGCGCGCAGCAGCCGCGAGCCTCCGCAACCACAATCGGCGGCCTGGGAATGGCAGGGCCCACGCCCGCTACTCGGCGACGGCCAGCTCTATGTCGGCGGCAGCGACGGCAGCGTACAGGCGCTGGACATGCGCACCGGCGCCAGCCGTTGGAAGCGGCAGCTTGCTGGTCGCATCCAGCACGGCCTGGCCAGCGACGGCACCCAGTTGTTCGCCGTCACCGAAGCAGGTGTGGTGCAGGCGCTCAATGCGCGCACCGGCACTCCGCTATGGCAGTACCGTCTAGCCTCGCGCCCGGGCGCAGCGCCGGTGGTGCATCGCGGCCGCGTGTTCTGCAATGACCGCAGCGGCGTGCTGCACGCGATCGACGCACGCACCGGCAACGCGCTGTGGATGACCCAGTTCTGGACCTCGTGGATCGAATCCGAACCTTCGTTTGAAGGCAACACGCTGTACATCGGCTCATCCGATCTGCGCAAGGTAAGCGCCATCGACATCATCAGCGGCCGCGTACTGTGGCGCACCGATGTTGGCGGTTGGAGCTGGGGCACGCCGCTGGCACTGGGTGACCAGTTGCTGGTCGGCATGGCCGCTGGCCACCCCTATTTTATTGATCACGCCGCTGGCATAGGTGTACTTGATCGCCGCGATGGACGTCTGCTCGCTACCCATGCATTACCAACGGGACGTGGCTTCCAGTGGGGCATGGCCGGTACGCTCGCCCATCATGCCAACGTGCTTGTTGCAGCCGATATCGAAGGCGTGCTGATGGGCTTTGCACTTGATGCGATGATCCAATCCAGCAGCACCAATACCAACGTCAACGCGCAGGTCAGCGCCATTGGCGCCACCCCAACTTCTATCCCCCCACGGATTGCAGCAACCGTTACATCAACCGCAAACGCAACAGCGGCTGGCCGCATGCCAACCGTCAACAACAAGGATCCACGATGA
- a CDS encoding beta-N-acetylhexosaminidase, with the protein MTRHRLTTHALHAALSLALASASGHALAASTVAPAQQLPVEVTGASIIPRPVSVQPGNGRFVVDASTRVIAADGAGDVAAQFTQLLARTTPLQLKTTSSGNAKGAIQFRLGKPTGEATPESYSLRINGDGVLVEAADARGLFYGAMSLWQLLAAAPANSITLPAMQVDDAPRFSWRGFMLDSARHFQSIEDIKLILDAMATHKLNTFHWHLTDDQGWRMEIKRYPKLTEVGSCRAAAGEAGVGPDGKPHLYCGYYTQEQIRDVVAYAAARHITVVPEVDVPGHAQAAVAAYPEHGVVDGPTQPSANWGVNPYLFNPREPTLQFLENILAEVLEMFPGQYIHIGGDEAVKYQWQDSPQVQAYIRELGLKDEEALQSHMLKRLEKYLEDHGRKLIGWDEIIEGGLPPQATVMSWRGIEGGIEAATHGHDVVMTPGNTLYLDFLQTNLPEEPTGRPKFTSMQRVYAFDPVPDELTPAQRKHVIGVQANMWTEHTRNGKDLKHNVFPRLAALSEIAWTPLQNKSYDDFLARLPAQLQRYKALGIAYGQTALSVAMKRQDDRAAGKVTVELSNPLSYRDIRYTTDGSTPTAQSAAYPGALTLPVPTVLTAQTFFNGKPLADTPSQWNFDAQSLLTRNDKTLAQCPQGGRLLLRLVDDNPLHGERDNFDVSIFNPCWLWEDAQLQDIASITVRAGRIPYNFGLLRPEEAKRGFRKPVSRYGEFEVRAGCEGRVLATVPLPQQPGKDGFIELEAPLRAGPEQITDLCMTFSGDTRPQMWVLDQVRLQPKK; encoded by the coding sequence ATGACCCGACACCGACTCACCACCCACGCTCTGCATGCTGCGCTGTCGCTTGCACTTGCCTCTGCCAGCGGCCATGCATTGGCCGCTTCCACTGTCGCGCCCGCACAGCAGCTGCCGGTGGAAGTAACCGGTGCCAGCATCATTCCGCGCCCGGTGTCGGTGCAGCCCGGCAATGGCCGCTTCGTGGTGGACGCCTCAACCCGCGTGATCGCCGCTGACGGCGCTGGCGACGTCGCTGCACAGTTCACCCAGTTGCTGGCGCGGACCACGCCGTTGCAGCTGAAGACAACGAGCAGCGGCAATGCCAAGGGCGCAATCCAGTTCCGGCTCGGCAAGCCCACTGGTGAGGCAACGCCGGAAAGCTATTCACTGCGCATCAATGGCGACGGCGTGCTGGTGGAAGCCGCTGACGCGCGCGGCCTGTTCTACGGCGCGATGTCGTTGTGGCAGCTGCTGGCCGCTGCGCCTGCGAACAGCATCACCCTGCCGGCAATGCAGGTGGACGATGCGCCGCGTTTCAGCTGGCGCGGCTTCATGCTCGACTCGGCCCGGCATTTCCAGAGCATCGAGGACATCAAGCTGATCCTCGACGCGATGGCCACGCACAAGCTCAACACCTTCCATTGGCATCTCACCGATGACCAGGGCTGGCGCATGGAGATCAAGCGCTACCCGAAGCTGACCGAAGTGGGCAGCTGCCGCGCCGCCGCTGGCGAAGCCGGAGTTGGCCCCGACGGCAAGCCGCACCTGTATTGCGGTTACTACACGCAGGAGCAGATCCGCGACGTGGTGGCCTATGCCGCCGCGCGCCACATCACCGTCGTTCCTGAAGTCGACGTGCCCGGCCATGCGCAGGCGGCGGTTGCCGCCTATCCGGAACACGGCGTGGTTGATGGCCCGACCCAGCCCTCGGCCAATTGGGGCGTGAACCCCTACCTGTTCAATCCGCGCGAGCCCACCCTGCAGTTCCTCGAAAACATCCTGGCCGAAGTGCTGGAAATGTTCCCCGGCCAGTACATCCATATCGGCGGCGACGAGGCGGTGAAGTACCAGTGGCAGGATTCGCCGCAGGTGCAGGCCTACATCCGCGAGCTGGGCCTGAAGGATGAGGAAGCCCTGCAGTCGCACATGCTCAAGCGCCTGGAAAAGTATCTGGAAGACCACGGCCGCAAGCTGATCGGCTGGGACGAGATCATCGAAGGCGGCTTGCCGCCGCAGGCCACGGTGATGTCCTGGCGCGGCATCGAAGGCGGCATCGAGGCCGCCACGCACGGCCACGATGTGGTGATGACCCCGGGCAATACCTTGTACCTGGATTTCCTGCAGACCAATCTGCCGGAAGAACCCACTGGCCGTCCCAAGTTCACCTCGATGCAGCGCGTGTACGCCTTCGACCCGGTGCCGGACGAACTGACCCCGGCGCAGCGCAAGCATGTGATCGGCGTGCAGGCCAATATGTGGACCGAGCACACCCGCAACGGCAAGGACCTCAAGCACAACGTGTTCCCGCGCCTGGCGGCGCTGTCGGAGATCGCCTGGACACCGCTGCAGAACAAGAGCTACGACGACTTCCTGGCCCGCCTGCCGGCCCAGCTGCAACGCTACAAGGCGCTGGGCATTGCCTACGGCCAGACCGCGCTGTCGGTGGCGATGAAGCGCCAGGATGACCGCGCCGCCGGCAAGGTCACCGTGGAGCTGTCCAATCCGCTCAGCTACCGCGATATCCGTTACACCACCGATGGCAGCACGCCGACCGCGCAGTCAGCAGCCTATCCCGGCGCACTGACCCTGCCGGTACCTACCGTGCTCACCGCGCAGACCTTCTTCAATGGCAAGCCGCTGGCCGACACGCCCAGCCAATGGAACTTCGATGCGCAGTCGCTGCTGACCCGCAACGACAAGACCCTGGCGCAGTGCCCGCAGGGCGGCCGCCTGCTGCTGCGGCTGGTAGACGACAACCCCCTGCACGGTGAGCGCGACAACTTCGACGTTTCCATCTTCAACCCGTGCTGGTTGTGGGAAGACGCCCAGCTGCAGGACATCGCCTCGATCACGGTCCGCGCCGGCCGCATTCCCTACAACTTCGGCCTGCTGCGCCCGGAGGAAGCCAAGCGCGGCTTCCGCAAGCCGGTGAGCCGATACGGGGAATTCGAAGTGCGCGCAGGCTGCGAAGGCCGCGTGCTGGCCACCGTGCCGCTGCCGCAGCAGCCGGGCAAGGATGGCTTCATTGAACTGGAAGCACCGCTGCGGGCCGGGCCCGAGCAGATCACCGACCTGTGCATGACCTTCAGCGGCGATACCCGTCCGCAGATGTGGGTGCTGGACCAGGTGCGTCTGCAACCGAAGAAGTAA
- a CDS encoding class I SAM-dependent methyltransferase — translation MHSDLPTPDSDALAHSEQLAAHLRADILAQGGAVPFSRFMELALYAPGWGYYSAGASKFGAAGDFVTSPEIGALFAATTANAVAPVLKQLGPQARMLELGGGSGAFAEIMLKRLLELDALPERYAILEPSADLRERQRERLERTLIPPVFALVEWLDRPFDDDWDGVLFANEVIDALPTPRFVADEGEIYEETVELDGEGRFVRGAQPADPLLLGAVRHVERYLERPFAHGYRSEVLPQLPYWIQAVAGGMQRGAMLFVDYGYSRSEFYQHDRTDGTMRAFYRHRVHNDVFLWPGLQDITASVDFTALAEAGTNAGFELAGYSNQANFLIGNGIADLLLQAEARTDDVGQLRLRDQVKRLTLPTEMGERFQVMGFSRDVDMSAAFLLGDLTWRL, via the coding sequence ATGCATTCCGACCTGCCAACTCCCGATTCAGACGCGCTTGCACACAGCGAGCAGCTGGCCGCGCATCTGCGCGCGGATATTCTTGCCCAAGGCGGTGCGGTGCCGTTCTCGCGCTTCATGGAATTGGCACTGTATGCACCAGGCTGGGGCTATTACAGCGCCGGTGCCAGCAAGTTTGGCGCCGCCGGTGACTTCGTCACCTCGCCGGAGATTGGTGCCTTGTTTGCCGCCACCACCGCCAATGCGGTTGCGCCGGTGCTGAAGCAGCTCGGCCCGCAGGCACGCATGCTGGAACTGGGCGGCGGCAGCGGCGCGTTTGCCGAGATCATGCTCAAGCGCCTGCTGGAGCTGGATGCATTGCCCGAGCGCTATGCCATCCTCGAGCCCAGCGCCGACCTGCGTGAGCGCCAGCGCGAGCGTCTGGAACGCACGCTCATTCCGCCCGTGTTCGCTCTCGTGGAATGGCTGGACCGGCCGTTCGATGACGACTGGGACGGTGTGCTGTTCGCCAACGAGGTGATCGATGCGCTGCCGACGCCGCGTTTCGTCGCCGACGAAGGCGAGATCTACGAAGAAACCGTGGAGCTCGACGGCGAAGGCCGCTTCGTGCGCGGTGCGCAGCCGGCCGATCCGCTGCTGCTGGGTGCGGTACGGCATGTGGAGCGCTATCTGGAACGCCCGTTCGCGCATGGCTACCGTTCCGAGGTGCTGCCGCAGCTGCCGTACTGGATCCAGGCGGTAGCCGGTGGCATGCAGCGCGGGGCTATGTTGTTTGTCGATTACGGGTATTCGCGCAGCGAGTTCTACCAGCACGATCGTACCGACGGCACGATGCGCGCGTTCTATCGGCACCGTGTGCACAACGACGTGTTCCTGTGGCCGGGCCTGCAGGACATCACCGCCTCGGTCGATTTCACCGCCCTGGCCGAGGCTGGTACCAATGCCGGCTTCGAGCTGGCCGGTTACAGCAACCAGGCCAATTTCCTGATCGGCAACGGCATCGCCGACCTGCTGCTGCAGGCCGAGGCGCGCACCGATGACGTGGGCCAGCTGCGGCTGCGTGACCAGGTCAAGCGGCTGACCTTGCCGACTGAAATGGGCGAGCGTTTCCAGGTGATGGGTTTCAGCCGTGACGTGGACATGTCGGCGGCGTTCCTGCTCGGTGACCTGACGTGGCGCCTGTAA